From Astatotilapia calliptera chromosome 19, fAstCal1.2, whole genome shotgun sequence, a single genomic window includes:
- the gnly gene encoding antimicrobial peptide NK-lysin, whose product MSPAITIGLLLLSTTFVASLKTLKDQTKEEHFPQHEKKKGDHNKEEILWDEVFPGSCHTCMTIVSRVQKQIGSDKSKDKIRRLLDGACNKLKFNFLKSACRKILKTVKNKLIDALTNGKSAKTICTNLKLCKATFL is encoded by the exons ATGAGTCCTGCCATCACCATCGGCCTTCTCCTGCTCTCCACAA CTTTTGTTGCGTCGTTGAAGACTCTGAAGGACCAAACTAAGGAGGAGCATTTTCCacagcatgaaaaaaagaaaggtgaccacaacaaagaggag ATTCTGTGGGATGAAGTTTTTCCAGGCTCCTGCCATACTTGCATGACTATTGTGTCCAGAGTGCAGAAGCAGATTGGAAGTGATAAATCAAAG GACAAAATCAGGAGGCTGTTGGATGGTGCCTGTAATAAACTGAAATTCAATTTCCTAAAGTCGGCCTGCAGAAAGATcttgaaaacagtaaaaaacaagTTGATTGACGCCTTGACCAACGGCAAGTCTGCCAAGACCATCTGCACTAATCTGAAACTCTGCAAGGCCACCTTTTTATAA